DNA from Aphis gossypii isolate Hap1 chromosome 3, ASM2018417v2, whole genome shotgun sequence:
AATATAGACCTGTTGACCAATATAATTCTGAAATAGAAAGACAGCGTCCAGGCAGGACCCATAATGCATACAATAGAGAATTATTGGTAACACGGTGTTATGATACAACTGAAGCATAGtaagttgtaataaattaactcaATAAgaagttagaaaaaaaaaaattacattaaaataaattacttttaagaaacttaatttatatttaaattttaacttaaatttatttaatttgcctGTTTTTAATGAATGAATGTATACATTGACTTCcttaattacctaatatttaaatatttaattatacctatattttatacttgtaatttgatatttttatactatttagttgaattttttagttttgtgtttaaatattgttaattaactattaatgcACAATATATTTAGTGAACAACCATCAttcaattgattaaaataaatattgtatttattgttttgcttgtattataataattttggtttgaaaattatattatcaacttaAAGATACCCTAAACAGTAAAATCACAAGAtagaaagttatattttaatttatgttaagaaaaaattataagaaattagtttataattagttaatgttttttgttatgtttttagattaatatgttatgttatttaaatcattgaatCAATAATCGTATCATAATACTACTATGaagctaattttattttaagtataaatgagtatgtatattaaatatttcatgaagAATTTCTTTTGGAAgactgaaaatattaatttacgttccatttttagtttaaacaaatatttttttttgcaatcatTGTACTTTTAATTCTTGCTCAAcacttttctttattttgaaaaattcaaaaatgaacaCCGGGGATCAAAGAAGTATTAATTGTTTCAAGTtatgctatttattattattttattacgtaaTTATGACCCCCCACtttaaagattaaaacatattattgttttaatttccatGTAAAATGATTTGGTTAATATTTAGAGAATTAACCTCAGTGTTCATAACTACTATTTGATTTGAACCATGTTCTTGACTTGAATGAAATAACTTGCACTGtgatttttgtgtttatatatctAACTAATGataagtataaacatattatatattatataataatgcattgaatattaaatttttataaataacttattgtaTCATTcatctaattatttaagtagaattaatttatttaaaattactatatttattatgattgcttaacatatttaaattaaaataactatctattattgacattttaatattcatcaaaataataaaataaagttttttaatcatatattatttttcttgtttatttttgttacaaatggtttttaatacCAATTGTCATTATGTATTACACAAATAATCAGCATTTGATTTGGGAcaacttattttcaatatgcCTACTGCATAGGTATTGTTATATCATGACTTATAACTCAATGTGTAAGAAAAAATTCCCTTAAAAGGTTGTTTAAGctcatatatacttatattatgtttgtgccAAATTATTGTCTGTTtcgattatacattataacattttatgaagaactaaataattaatttttaacttgtttttattaattgaaagctgtgaacaattttgtttattttatactcctTTTTAAAGTGCTAACTAGTATgacttcaatatattataatacaaatctaatacttataattttagatataatgaaaatcaaattGATATGTTTCATATTACATAGACAAAAATAACACCAatcttattgtaaaattttctcaacttgaaattcaatattattttaattattgtagtataaattatatatactatatacaatatacataatatatttaagttctttATTTGAGTATGGAAAATATCATCTAAAACATGTCATATTTggaacttattataatagtacaaattatgtaaaagatAATCCAATTTTCtaacacatttattaacaatgaTCTCTGTCCTACGAGAAATTGTATTGtcagtattatatttgatatggttctaataataaatgatatattttgcaATTGGGTTGTACAGGACtacttaaatttgaatttttaaacaaagtgaatgttacatataatataaaaattgcttTTGACAGttggtaaaattatatcatttatatctttttatatacttgtatgaaatatatgactaataacaatataacttattatgtcAGCTATATTGtcaatttatatcattattcatgaGTTAtgacagttatattatataggtaggtagtaatttgtatttttctcagtaataagatttttttcacatttataaataaaatatatattattatatctaatagttttaatttgataaaaatgcagttatatgttaattaaaaaatacttaaaatattgtaaagatTGGAActgaatatttcaataatgtgTAGTTGTTAATAATGTGACATATTATAGCCTGTTggctatttatattgttattttttaacagcaacaggtaaataatttcttttgaaattgtttactGTTGAGTCAACTATTTgaaattaacataaacatttataattgtacatgTACCTagtgtacctatctataaatattaatattttatacatcataaaattcaattctttatagtttttattttatttttctaatcacTGGCAAATACCCTCTGTACAATATTAACTTATGTTAACCTTTAAATGGgagattattacctattattatttcagaggcttttattgatgttttataattcaaaccaagttattatcattttaaaatttaaaaaaaaaaattacacttaGGTAGTTGGGTAATAGGTATGGATTTGTTTTGAGCAAATTGTGCTCTGTGCTGTACGTTGTTGGGGGGTTCTGTAACTTTGATAtaggtaacataataatatttaaataaataacgatattatagaATACACATTTATCTATGTAATAGCGAGTTTTTTGTTCAacgttattatgtatttttttttcgttttaattttatttactcggtttatacaaaatacagaCGAAATAACCATGATTGGAGCGATGCCTGCTGTGGCCGTCCGCCATGAGCGGCGGAGACAGGAGAAAAAAGTCGTGACCGTGAATAATCTGAACACCGGTGACCGAGAAGGTACATCGAGCACCACTGGAAACCGCAGACCGAGCCTTTTAACATTGCAGTCACCGCATTCCCAGAGTGGCACACCGATCACATCTCCACCGTACATCCAAAACTCACTGCCAGATATCTATGTCTGTTCAAAAGTAAGCCGATCATTTCCCGCACATATACCCCTCACCGTCCACAGGGCTAAAGATATGTGTATTTTGTTACTTTAATTATTGGCTTTTGGTCAGCGTTGTGTACCAGTCAGCCCTGCTGACGTATAcgattattttaacacaagTCGGTCATTATCTCAGTCGATTTtagttggtaaaaaaaaaaaaatgtttctacaGCACTATATTGAACTTTTCGAGTAATTATATCACTGCAAtcctatatagttttaatagttaactatgtttttaatttcttaatgcTGAAGCCACTCTGAACTTTtctaataagaatttaaagcTTTTATTAGACACAAGtgattatatcaaatataacacAACTTCATTTGTcttgatttttaagtttaaatcgtttaaatgcttattagattatttttgattgttttaaatttcgcgatatattatataatgattagaTACTTTAAactatgtgtatgtgtgtgcggaaaacatttattttttttgacaaacaataaaatcaacCGAGGACGCATAACTGATGACAAACTATTAAATCTCTtgacataaaatgtttaattatacacTGTGTGGTTGGCGGTTGGTgcagtgtaatatataagtatataacgaTAAGTATATATCTTACGAGAGCATATACGCTGCAGTGTTTACGGCTTTTTGCTGTGTGGTCAATTGAAAACTCCTTGTGATAAATTtctcaattattgtatttatccatttcaaaattataattattgttatttttatgaactaaCAAATGtcgttctataaaaaaatattttgtcaaaatcgtAGAGTGAACATTTTCGCTGCTTTTAAGAATTCAGCATTTAACCCTTCCtctttgaaattatttcacCGTACACCTATTATTGTACCTTTTGAAGAAACGTGTCGAATactcgaatattataattttcattcgtaaaaagtttaaaatgaaaatgaaaactttaaagttttaagtttttcatcTTAAAGTTCCAAAATTATCCTAATTTgcaagattataatataatgtaattacaaTGTCAtgtacagttttaaaatattttgaaaccttatagttttaatcaaTCTTATCCATATTTGAGTAAAAACTATGTTAACGAACATATACATCATAGCATGTAATAGAAAACTTGAAAAACACAAATGTAATTagctaattatatacatttttcaatataaataaaaataaattgtttttaatataattatgaacaaaaaatttttataatattggttaGCAGAAAAGTTATTACAcggttaaatacaataatacttgTCAGTTCTAATCCTGCatcatgttatatatatttatataactgcaCCATCGCAACGGACACCACGTTGTTTCTAAATATCCATaagatttctataatataatattattgtaattgaaataatatttaaaacatcattAGACGTACGTAAGTATATCATGATAAATCGTATACGCATGCGAATGAACGTAGGCATAtaggataataaattatactatctatgtattatcttcaattttttgttttatattttattgctattttGTTTCAAACAAATTACGCTAAcgaataattagaaaatataagttattcgGTCTTCgttgtatgattattttttgttgttgtacctgtaatactgtaatattattagtcgttaattcattattattatttttgctttatttatttgtttttgcatttttcattttattttatattatatttatgttcaccagggtatatataaaaaaaaaactgcatgAAATAGAGCCATTTCGGTCGATCCGAGCGGGAACACAAAGGTACTCTTTTACATGATATTTGCAAATTCCACATGAGAAATTGTTTATTCGCGTGGCCGAACCATAAACGTGTGTCTCAAATGCCCTACGGATATGTTTGCCACAGGTGTCCGTACTCCATATAGCCGTGGTGACCATACTGATCGGGGCCATATTGTTAATCGTCGGGCTTGTTCAGCTGAAGCCGGGTGCGGACGCGTCCCAGTACAAGCACGTGTTGATCTTTTCCGGGTTGATCACCACGCTGGTCGGTATCCTCACGGCCATCGTCCGGTGCTGTCTCTTGCCGTGGGTCATCAAACGCCGACAGAGGAGGTCCACCCCGTCAACGCCGGGCATGCTGTTGACCTTATCGTAATGGAGAGGAAGCCGCGTCGCCACTGCAGGACGATCGAGAATTCTGCTTATCTGCTtcacactcacacacatacacacacacacacaaattacACACATACACGTTTGTTTTTAGGATGACACGAgtcataaattgtttatagacgaaaatatgttatttaatttttactctttGGCGCCTGCACGATGTTATCCGAAAAGAATCGATATGGCGGAGAGATTTCTGCCTCGTTCGATAAAATGATCGATTTTTCACGCGAAAAAAACGCATTCCGAGTATACGgtacatactatatagatacataaatttaatagacggtataaaataaaagatcacCTAAAATATTGATAGGCTTAAATGTTATACGGTGGATGTACAATCGGTTAAACTGCGGTCAGTTATAGCCTTCGGTACACCGATCGGATCTTCGCcgaaaattatttactgcctctatatactttaatacatataatagtaaatagaatatatgtatacaatatacagcacacacacacacacatacacacaaatatacaaaaaaatacactgGTCTGTGATTTTAACTCTGACCGACATCGTTCGATGACAGGTCTGAGTAGtgagtttattaatatgttatacctaGTAAGGAACTTCAAGTAGAAATCGTTTTGTTCTCGTGTTCTAAAATTGAAATGTGAAAACactgaaaacttttttattaatttttgttcgaggatttatgattttctccttcatattttaatgtccAAAGTAAATAATTCCAAACAGTGTTTGTAAATCAAGTAAATCAACCCTAAACCTAAATTGCTATATAGGaactttttatgttttacacatattacacagtttatacctattatacaaacgcaatgtatatttttaaggtatttATGGGACCAACAATATGAAACATGAAACCaacatttatgaataattttagtcCGATTCATATTCTACATatctctaaatattttaatcataaataagtaatgtattcattatacatatatttgattttttgaataatcaaaATCTAGgtcttcattttattttcgttatgtaattataataccaatacctatagtgtttaaatgttaaaacattacaaatttCTTCAATTTGCTGGTCCATGTTAATGTTGAGACAACAATAATTGTGACTTTGTTAGTTTTTGGATTCATACCGTAACTTTTGAAGtcttccattattattttttatcctatgtattatgcatatattattttaattgactgACCTTTAACACAACTGaccaaagtataatttaaccGTTCAATCAATAAACTGTAATGtcctaaatcaaaatatagccATTTTATGATTCgctcaaatttaatttaattatataatctatgTTATTGGCCaacttaatttgtttaagaaacttatgaaaaaattattattaaagttcacAACATGTTCAGTGATTTTGTTAGTACAATTTTGACACAAATAACGATCTATTCTCACAATCTGACTTtataaacaatgttaaaatGATCTTGAATCCTATATCAAAAGTATTTGAtatgaatagaaaaaatatattgaaaatatttaaatgttaggtacttaattttataaaaattaataagtattttataacagtttaagtcattgtttttttttttgtattttttataatcttatgcTATCATTAGCAATctctaattttttaagtaatatagaGTGATTATTAAAAGGGTGTAAGTATACATTTgctaatttattcaaaaattgcttagtttaaatgttttacccCATTTGTGATACAACCCAAATCGTAAAGCAAGCAACTATAAATTCcacaagttttataaattgagaAATGAgaaatggtatattatagatcctctattaataatatttatagtagaaCTTAAAAcacttatactataaattataatttattaattctcaTGATGTTCTGTTTCAAAGTGTTAATGATACAAGAAATGAAGTAGGTAgggataattataatttaaacacataaGTTAATGACaggtttcaaaaataaatgtctataaaatatttcttttcttGTTATACTAGATGGCTAATGACCATGatgcacaaataataattagtatcaccaaatataatttttaaatgaatcccgattaattattatattccaaatttacaaaattaaaaataaatcatatatataaaaaaaaattactaaggTATAAAGGTTTTCTAGTTTATTTAACTGGGCACTTCATGAATGAGATGaaacattaatacaaaaaaaatatatgtaaacaaataaataatgaatttaaacgttgtaattatttaatttgtcataGTTTACAGAACCATcataattacaatacatagAATGTTCATAAGGCTTATCTGAATTTGTTTAAGACTTAAGTGTTTTttgtgccaaaaaaaaaaaaaaaaaataataataaataaataactatttttattgttacattttcTACAAAATCTTTAGAAtgtcacaaaaataataattattttgtttaaaggtTTTAATTTGATGTATGGAAATGAATTGATTATTCTTGACCCTCTTTGATAATCACtcgttgtttaaaatatttattttattttatactaagtataatactataatataataataaaaaattatgacatcAATGTTCTCTTgtgtctaatattaaaaaaaatatttttttcgtattttttacacatggatataataagttattactaaATGATCAATCACTtatgtttattcaaattttttaagatcacatatgttgaatatttttattctgttgATCTGTTAAttcttatgatattttatttttaacgttattACAGATtaaggaaaataattataagttacctTCCAGGAATTTTTACCAAGAAAAATTGTGATAATGTTAGTAATTTTTAGAagtaaaacatatttgaatacaaaattgaaaatgttgtttgatataaatatattaagtagtaTTTAATGCAATCGCACTTAAAATCCGCCCAATCTAATctcttaattatttgattttgtatattttgttctattcAAATTGTTAACTAATGTGCCATGATTAaggtgaatatatatatatagatatatatgtattatgtgtataataataattattaaaagataataaaaaaaaataagtacccAGTCCCAACCATAGTCCataattcattgtattttattatacagttctTTTCAAGCTATCACCagcaaaatacaaaaactagtTATATCAATCAATGCTTTGCAATgcttaacagaaaaaaaaaaatcatccaaattaattatttataggtatcttattttcatattaagctatttttgtaataaaaaaaaaatattctttttgttATTTACCTATGATTCTGCattgataacaataaacattcagtttacatattattattagcattgtaacatttttattaagtacctaattatacattattggtatttttgttattataattattgttattattatatttgtgtattttctATTGTTCTATACAACCTGCCATGcacatttgaataatttatattattttattatgtttaaattatttttaagacatcCGTaaggattttgtttttttgtttttatgcaacataattttgtttaaagtaaCATTTGAGACTTCAGTgataacatatatatgtattgtatataaatatatataatatatatattcaaaatattagctgtgtacctataggctatattattgatacaattcataatcaatttttcttatatattaacaaactGTTTActttaatgtgtttaataaatataaataaaaaatatctttttttaagttaaaataaattatcctaTCCTGTGAtctgatttgaaaaatatgtaaattaattgatacttaattactaatatttatttattctatgaaaatatgaacttATCCCACTGTCTTACAATAGTGCAGTGTAATGATGGCCACTCTTTGTAGCGAATGGCTATAAAGACTGTCATTCTCAGAATCTTAATAGGTTTACTAATCACAAAtgcctacattataatataatatcatctgtGACTTTATAGTGTCATATTGGCATGTCCTTAATCCAAACAAACTGTGCTATCTACTTGGTCTGTATCCATCGCGGTCGGATCTAAACAGCGGCACTCTTCTGGTGATGGATGCCGAATGGTCATGTAATATGTACTCATGTGTAAttcctttatatttttttcaaatgttatattattgaagcTATAGCCAGAGTATAgctgtacaaaataatttggtgGAAaccaatgtaaaaaaaattattactttaaaagcCCTTACACACTAGGTGAACAGTCAACACTCGCCGCGTACGTtcgcttaaaattaaatggagtgtattatagatacattagatcattcaaaaaaatcacaaataaaaataaaatctgccATCGTCATTCGTCGCTCGTCGGCGACTCACTGATCGCGCATGCTTTATTTTTGCCTTTAGGCTAATGTTCGCGAGCGTTTCTgcgaataaaattatgttttggcTCGAATTTTAACcgcatataatgttataatgtacctatactgtatgttatttactaattgtaaaattttattagttatatcaaataaaaaaatattatgaacacccatattaaatgcattaagTCATTAAGTGTcattagtgttattataagatttagGTAGACCGAATTCTCCGCCAAATGGTTTCGGTAacttgaattcaaatttttatattgtatctatAACCTATTAAAGCTTTcggttttcttaaatttttttctattataaacttataggtacctattattggtaaaaatatttcacttgcttaaaaatttctaaaatgtaatacaaatttcTTCATAAGCTATTTATGTGTATGgaataatctaaattttatagaaattggtGAAAAGATTAAGAAGCTGCAGCTAGTTCTAGTAAAAgtgaaatgtatatatagggCCGGATTTAGAACAGATGCCCCtactcaaagaaaaaaaatgtagtaaatttttatatgattttttttccatttcttACAAAATTTGCCACCCTAGGTGTAAATACGGTCCtgcgtatagtgtatacaacgGTCcagatttttatataggtacctactttttgtttattttattatttttaaaaattttgaaaatttcaaatccaAATATAatggcttaaaaaaaaaaaaatttaaaaaatctagaaCGTAGGTAGTTTTCTAGAAGTTGTAAGTTTATTTTGGTGTAATAATCAGTTTCTACGACTAATTTGTTATAgatgaagaaaataaaaagtacgTCAAGTACGAAagcatgtttttattttttacagtgtaattttcttatattggTACGGccttttaatacctattacatttgaaatttgaatactaaaataatattaaggcatttttaacattaaaataatttgcaaatattcgtGATTTTGATGAACTCCAATTTATGttctattacaattaattgaaCTAATGTTTTAACTccaaatatatagtattttgaatttctaaCATCAGTAAGATCGTGTACATAATAACTACAGAAgtgatgagaaaaaaaaaattaaatgtttcagTATCGCCAACgtctaaaagtataaatttatgttcaaGTTAAAGTAGTGTAGATTTTGTTAAAACGACATACTGGCATGCTGATATTGATAAGAAgtttttttgataatgttGTTTTCGTTTGTAGATACTGAATAGCACGTGTTCTTTCTTTTTCACTAGTTGAAATCATCAAAttgatattaagtatttaagtctTATATGTGAtttgatttatacatttaaaatgaaagTAAAAACCCTTCCATCAAAAAAAATGCCTTCAAAGAAACCTTTGGCAGGAGCTATACAAAAGAAAAAGTTTTCGAAACCTACTGGtggtgttttaaaaaacatagtgAAAATCACTGATGCGTTTGAAGACCTGAAGTCTGGCAACGATTTAACTGGCATTTCTTGTTCAAAAGAGCCTAaacctgttaaaaaaaatgcagccAAGGACAAAGTAAAATCCGATGGTAAGGTACCCAAAAATACGATCGatgttaagaaattaaaagacAAGAAGACTGTTGTGGAACCTAAACAAAAGAAACTTAAGAAAGATAAAGATGATGGTGCTTCGAAAGTGTCAATGAAGTCTAAACTACTTGAACCTAATCTAATGACGGAAGTGAATACCAATGAAGGCGAACCTCaacttgatttaaataaagtgaattaatttttttatttttaaataatgataatttttaataatattaaattgttttacatataatttacagGTAGAGGCAGCTGTTAACGGTCTTTttacactaataaaaaatggttCTACTTTACCAAAAAGCGAGTTATGGGATGAACCTACACCAATACATTTAGTGGTTACAGGTGTTAAAATAGGAGTTGGTCCAAAACGTGTTGTTCGAATGTAAGTTTAAAAGtaacttttactttttactttaataatagcttgaaatatatttataataattaataaatattgtattctgtAGAGCATTACCAAATTCACTGATTACTGATACAACAGACATATGCCTTATAGTACCAGATCTTGTACGTGGTCGGAATGTGGACCACGAGAAAACATATCATCATTATAAAGATTTATTGGCAAAACAtggcattaaaaatataaaaactgtaagttaaatttaaatcagttgatagttatcatttattagtaaatatataacatacacaaagcttaattaaat
Protein-coding regions in this window:
- the LOC114129271 gene encoding uncharacterized protein LOC114129271 produces the protein MNTVKHKPGLQLQYLLQGGSYRNTKLHEITMIGAMPAVAVRHERRRQEKKVVTVNNLNTGDREGTSSTTGNRRPSLLTLQSPHSQSGTPITSPPYIQNSLPDIYVCSKVSVLHIAVVTILIGAILLIVGLVQLKPGADASQYKHVLIFSGLITTLVGILTAIVRCCLLPWVIKRRQRRSTPSTPGMLLTLS